A DNA window from Aminipila luticellarii contains the following coding sequences:
- a CDS encoding HDIG domain-containing metalloprotein, whose translation MSVEKELFAAIDHHLLQDKRPSAYLKEVSDLPEFKNYPFNMLLDLKETEQEPAHHPEGNVWNHTMLVIDEAAERKDRSNNPKAFMWAALLHDIGKPAATELRNGKLTAYNHDKIGEKLSKKFLLSVDAPETFAEQVSTLVRFHMHILYVVKDMPFGDIKGLKNHTDIHEIALLGLCDRLGRTDADLKKEEENIALFLSKLANKERIS comes from the coding sequence ATGTCAGTTGAAAAAGAATTATTTGCTGCAATAGATCATCACTTATTGCAGGATAAACGTCCATCAGCCTATTTAAAGGAAGTATCTGATTTACCGGAATTTAAGAACTATCCATTTAATATGCTTTTGGATCTAAAAGAGACCGAACAGGAACCGGCACATCATCCCGAGGGAAATGTATGGAATCATACGATGTTGGTCATAGATGAGGCGGCTGAACGAAAAGATCGGAGCAACAATCCAAAAGCCTTCATGTGGGCAGCCTTGCTTCACGATATAGGGAAGCCCGCAGCTACCGAACTTCGAAATGGAAAGTTAACAGCTTATAATCACGATAAAATCGGTGAAAAATTATCTAAAAAATTCTTATTATCCGTTGATGCTCCTGAAACCTTTGCCGAGCAGGTTTCCACTCTGGTCAGATTTCATATGCATATTTTATATGTGGTAAAGGACATGCCTTTTGGAGATATCAAAGGCTTAAAAAATCATACGGATATACATGAAATAGCACTTCTAGGACTATGTGACCGCCTCGGAAGAACAGATGCAGATCTGAAAAAAGAGGAGGAGAATATAGCCTTATTTCTATCAAAACTTGCGAATAAAGAAAGGATATCATGA